A genomic region of Octopus sinensis unplaced genomic scaffold, ASM634580v1 Contig19031, whole genome shotgun sequence contains the following coding sequences:
- the LOC115231984 gene encoding tRNA methyltransferase 10 homolog A-like — MTDLVINIKSKKQLKKEAKLKKRQEKKQERDCKKLSTQLAGCYSYNRRSLNPLQLHFTSMDEYMTQLMPHDYNKWDIFTHSDYFLNCFVDKSITYLTGDSPNIINELCEGEVYVIGGLIDHNHHK; from the exons ATGACTGATCTTGTGATTAATATAAAATCTAAAAAACAACTTAAGAAAGAGGCTAAGCTTAAAAAAcgtcaagaaaaaaaacaagaacga GACTGTAAAAAACTGTCGACTCAGTTAGCCGGGTGTTACAGTTACAATCGGCGGTCTTTAAATCCTTTACAATTACATTTTACaagtatggatgaatatatgacTCAATTAATGCCTCATGATTATAATAAGTGGGATATATTCACTCATTCTGATTATTTTTTGAACTGTTTTGTTGATAAATCTATCACTTATTTAACGGGGGACTCTCCAAACATAATAAATGAGTTATGTGAAGGAGAAGTGTATGTAATTGGTGGTCTTATCGATCACAATCATCACAAA